The genomic interval GAGTTGACCGATCTTAACGGGAAATCTCTCAGCATCGCGAGGGCCAAGAACTTCGAGTGCGTCGTGAGGAATCTAAAGTCATTCTTTGAGGAGGAGCTTGGTCAAACCATACTGGTCCTACCCGATGCCTTCACCTTGGGTCATCATCCGGAGAGTAAGAACGGGCTCGAACAGATGAAGACCTTGCTGACCCTGTTGCTCGGCGCAGCTGTGCAATGTCCCAACAAGGAGCTGTTTATTGCTCGCATCAAGGAGCTGGACCTAGAAACGCAGCACGCTATTGTGGGATTGATCAAACAGGTGACCGACAGCCATAGTTTGGTGCTTACCGAGGACTCCTTGGAGAGACTTACGCCGCAGAGCATGTACACGCACATTCTGCGCCTGACCAAGGAGCGGGACGTCATGTATCTCAAGTGGATCGATTTGGCGTGCGTGGAGACCGAAATGGCAGCCAGcgaaaatttggtggaatgtGGCCAAGGTGTCAGCGTTACACGTTCCCCTTCAAACGGAACTGCCACCTCGACACCTTCATCTTCTTCCAATTCGGAAAGCAATCACCTTGCCGTAGAATGTGCCGATCTGCGTTCGAAGAACCGCAAGCTGCGCCAGGAACTGTAAGATAAGCTTACTTACCCAATAATATACCCAATAATTATTCAAACTCCTTTTCCTTTCTTTAAGCGAGGAAAAGTCCGAGAACCTTTTGGAGCTACGTGAGGAGTTGGATGACAAGAAGGCTCGCTTTGACAAGCTGCGCCAGGAAAGCCAAGAATGGTTTACGGAGGCCAAGCGGGCATCTGCATATCGTGACGAGGTGGACATCCTCCGGGAAAGGGCTGAAAGAGCTGATCGCCTGGAGGTGGAAGTTCAGAAGTACCGCGAGAAACTTGGAGACTCCGACTTTTATAAATCCCGCGTTGAGGAACTGCGGGAGGACAACCGTGTGCTGCTTGAATCCAAGTATATTAGCCAAACAAAATACCAATAAATGTTTTCTAACCTATACCCTTTCACCTCCTCAGGGAAATGCTGGAGGAGCAGTTGCAGCGTTACCGAAAAAGGTCTGAGCATGCCATCTCTCTGGAATCCGAGATTATTAAATACAAACAGAAGCTCAACGACATGGCTCTCGAACGGGACGTAGATCGCTCCAAGCTGGAGGAGTTGCTGGAGGAGAACGCGCAACTGCAACTGGTAGCCAGGAATCTCAACTCGACGATGGATTTGGATAAATCCTTTTCCGAAAACGAAGACGATTGCAACTCAGGCGACAATAGTCTTTCGGAACAGCTAACGAACAATGCTCAGACCCGTGCACTCAAGCTCGAGCTAGAGAACCGTCGTTTGACCGCCGCTCTGGAACAGTTAAAAGAAAGTAGCTTCCACGAATCCACCAGCAAGATGCTTGAACTGGAGAAGGAGAAGAAAAAGCTGTCTCTAAAAATTGAACAGATGCAAGAAAACATCCATCGTCTGACTCAGCAGAATGTCGAACTGGAAGGGGTCTTTAAAAATGCCCTGGAAGAGAACAAAAAGTTACAGGATGCGGTGGATAATCGCCAAAAGAGCTACGATCGACAGAGCATGGAACGCGAGGCTGACCGTCAAAAGCTTTCTGATGCCGAGCAGCATGTCGAAACCCTAAACAAAGAAAAGCAACGTATTCAAACCCTTAACGAAAGCATTCAGCGAAGAGCCGACGATCTTGAACGGTTGGCGGAGAGCAAGACAAAGGAACTAGAGCAATACTTGGAAAAATCAAGGCAATACGAGCTTACTAAGCAGAAGCTCTATGAGATCGAAGCAAAGGTCTCCACGTACGAGCGCGAAAACGCTAGCCTGCTTAAGGAAGTGTCCAAACTCAAAGAGGGGAGCGAAGAAAAGTCTGTGCAGCTGGACGACAGTATTAATCGGCTCGATGTACAGAGCAAAGAACTACAAAAGCTGGGCAAAGCACTTGAAGATTCGGAGCAAGTTTATCAAAAGCTTGTGGAACTTGAGAAGCAAAACCAAGAGCTAGCTTCACAGCGAATCATTGATCAAGAGATGATAAGCACTCTTCGAAACGACTTGGTCACTGGTACTTTAGTAACGAAGAAAGTGCGAAACAACTTGGAGAAACTAGGACTGGCGGACGAAGAGCCCGGTGAGCTCAATGTGGAGCATGTGGTGGAGAAGTTGGTGCGCAACCCGGAGACTTTTAAAACAGTTCGCGAGATAATGCTAAACGTGACCCGAgagcagctggaggaggaggaccGAGAAGGTGGCGTCAAATCCGACATGTGTGTGCTATGCCACCGTCAGGAGATCTTTACGGTGGAAAAGAACATTGAACTCGCGGCTACTCCAGCTCCTGCACCAGCTCAACCATCTTCGCAGGAACTTCGCTTCGAACACAAGTTACGTCTAAGTCCAGCACGAGAATCAGCAGAGCTGACCCGTATTAAGGATTCCAACACTCAGCTTCAGACGGAGAATGCTCGTCTTAGCGTGGACGTGGCTGCTCTGGGCTCGCAAATAACTTCGCTGAACACGCAGCATGTAGCCCTACAGCTGGCCAACTCCCAGTTGGCTGCCGAAAAAGATACGCTGCTCAAAGAAATCGATTCACTGCAGCAGGAGCACAAACATGCTTTGCAGGATCAGGTAACGTTGCAATGCCTGCATGATCAACTCTCCGCGGAGTACGAGTCCCTGAACAAGGACAAGGAGCAGCTAAAGGCTGCAGTGCGGGATTTGCGTCAGGAGCTGCGAGATACCCGTGAACAGCAGTCTGCATTGGAGCAACGCATTGAGGAGTTGACCATTCAGAACAACAACATGAAAACATGCAGCGAGGATCTGTCAATCCTGCGTACGGAGCACTCCAAACTGACAGACGACTTCCGCAATCTTTTCGCCACCAGTGATCGCTTCAAGAACGAATACAAAAACATCCAGGAGCAGTACAAGATGGTACGCATGGAGCACTCCAGCCTGAAGTTACAAAACACAGAACTCTCCGGCGAGCTAAATGCCAAGAGCGATCAGGTCCGTTGCCTGCAGATGGAGTATAGCAAGGTTCAACAGCGTTGTGAGGTGGGTTAAAAAGTGCCAAGATAATATCCTCTTCTATTAATATTCTTTTTGCATGCAGATGTTAATACAAAACAATGCTGAACTGGACTCGGAGCGCAAGGCTCTGATGGACAACGTGTCCCAATTGCTCTCCCAATATCAGGAACTTTTGGCCATATCTCTGGAGGACAAAAAGCACTTCCATGAAGAGGAGAAGAACTACACCGAACGGGTGCACAGCCTCAAGCGGCAGAAGGAAAAGCTGGAGGAGAAAATTATGGAGCATTACAAGAAGTCAGAGACCACAGTGCACAAGAAGTAAATAATATAACCATACAAATTTACATTTGTTATTAAACCAATCACTTTAATTTCAGAAAACCATTTGCCAGCATGCTGGTTAGAAGAGTGAAGAAAGCTAGCTCGGATCTAATGAACAAGGTGCCCAGTCGAGTACGTTTACTCACAACTAAATGTAAAGAAACTTAATAACATAAAAACGTTTTGTTTCAGAACCGTCGCTCTTGGGTAGATGACGCGCGTACCAATTCCCAGTTCGTGATCGGTTCCGAGTCAGGCGGCAATGAGTCGGATAATAGCAATGAGGAGCCACTGTCCATTGCCTCCGACACGCACCTGCTCCAGAGGAATGTCCCGCTCCGCCAGAGTCTGCAGCGGTAAGCCATTTAGTTGGGATGGAAATGGATGTTTTGTTAGATTTTTGGGTTCACGGTATTTGTTCTTTTTACATGTATTATACACAACTCGACACTCGCACCAAACAAACACTGTACATTATGTCGGAGTAGGGATTTGCTGGATAACTCGATCCAACGCGGCGGCCCCGTGCGCAGTAGCCTGCAGGCTCAGAAACGTACGGATTTGAATAACTCACGTAGAAATAGCGTGCACGGGTATGCGCTTTTGATGTTTAACATTCATTCTACCCCATTAAAACTTGCCAATTGAAAAGGATCGGAGTCTGTTCCGAGTATTCAAGTGGCAACTGTCAATCCTCATTCCTTTTTTCCCTCTGCACAATGCGTATCTCCCTTCGTTGTCGCTCCCCACCTGTGTTTTATAAACTTGCATTCACCCAGTTGCTGATAAATCATTTGCTTCGCAGCAGTCTTGAAGCGCCAGACGTGACGGGCAGCAGTCTGACTCTCGGGACGGCCGGCTCCAGACGCACCGTTTATCTTATCGATGAGCACCAGAAGCTTCCCGATGGCTCCACTCCCGGCGCCGCACAGTCACAGTCTGTTGGCGGCAGTGGCTCCGTCAGCGCCGCAACTCCTACTCCCGCAGAACCTCAGACGCCTCAGAAGAGTACGGAAAACAATGCCCCGGTGGGCCCAGCCACGTTTCTCATGTACAACCGGATAAACACCACGATCGGGGGAGCCTCGAACAGCGGGGACCAGAGCCctctgctgcaggccagcggCAGCGTCTCGGGAACGACCGTGCAAGATGACAAGTCGGCAAGGAAGCGGACCGAAGACAAGAGCAATAGCATCTGGTATGAGTACGGCTGCGTCTAGAACATTCGAACAGTATACGTCCACAACATGAACTCGAACATAATGCATTTGCTGACGAAGTATTATTTCGTTTTAGAAATTaacgaatttatttttaaacgcATTAGAACATCGATGTTGCCTTAAGCAAGTTACATATGTAAGTGTAAAGTGCTGCTTAAACCGCTATGATTTGCCTTAAGAAATGTTTTACAATTAGACTATGTACTATACAATAGTTTGTACCTATTTATGCAATCTAAAAACTCCACAAGACTACGCGACTACTATGCGAAAATATAACTATCCAGTATACACCCCTATATACACAAAACTATAATGtaatatgttaaatattagctGTATCGGCCTCAATGTACGTCCTAAGCGAAAGGCTTTCCATTTCGCTGATTAGacaagatatatatttatatccGTTCATTTGGTGTTTTGTTAACTCGACTCGAATCTATGTATTCCTAGATATGTTGTAAACCACACTCGAACTCTGCTATCAGCTAACAAACGCGCCTTCAA from Drosophila mauritiana strain mau12 chromosome 3L, ASM438214v1, whole genome shotgun sequence carries:
- the LOC117139605 gene encoding girdin isoform X1; translated protein: MAGTATATPMEIDEFVNSSIISWLESCLPRAELLAGYTSLLDGHIIHSVWLQIDPEPQNNPSELTDLNGKSLSIARAKNFECVVRNLKSFFEEELGQTILVLPDAFTLGHHPESKNGLEQMKTLLTLLLGAAVQCPNKELFIARIKELDLETQHAIVGLIKQVTDSHSLVLTEDSLERLTPQSMYTHILRLTKERDVMYLKWIDLACVETEMAASENLVECGQGVSVTRSPSNGTATSTPSSSSNSESNHLAVECADLRSKNRKLRQELEEKSENLLELREELDDKKARFDKLRQESQEWFTEAKRASAYRDEVDILRERAERADRLEVEVQKYREKLGDSDFYKSRVEELREDNRVLLESKEMLEEQLQRYRKRSEHAISLESEIIKYKQKLNDMALERDVDRSKLEELLEENAQLQLVARNLNSTMDLDKSFSENEDDCNSGDNSLSEQLTNNAQTRALKLELENRRLTAALEQLKESSFHESTSKMLELEKEKKKLSLKIEQMQENIHRLTQQNVELEGVFKNALEENKKLQDAVDNRQKSYDRQSMEREADRQKLSDAEQHVETLNKEKQRIQTLNESIQRRADDLERLAESKTKELEQYLEKSRQYELTKQKLYEIEAKVSTYERENASLLKEVSKLKEGSEEKSVQLDDSINRLDVQSKELQKLGKALEDSEQVYQKLVELEKQNQELASQRIIDQEMISTLRNDLVTGTLVTKKVRNNLEKLGLADEEPGELNVEHVVEKLVRNPETFKTVREIMLNVTREQLEEEDREGGVKSDMCVLCHRQEIFTVEKNIELAATPAPAPAQPSSQELRFEHKLRLSPARESAELTRIKDSNTQLQTENARLSVDVAALGSQITSLNTQHVALQLANSQLAAEKDTLLKEIDSLQQEHKHALQDQVTLQCLHDQLSAEYESLNKDKEQLKAAVRDLRQELRDTREQQSALEQRIEELTIQNNNMKTCSEDLSILRTEHSKLTDDFRNLFATSDRFKNEYKNIQEQYKMVRMEHSSLKLQNTELSGELNAKSDQVRCLQMEYSKVQQRCEMLIQNNAELDSERKALMDNVSQLLSQYQELLAISLEDKKHFHEEEKNYTERVHSLKRQKEKLEEKIMEHYKKSETTVHKKKPFASMLVRRVKKASSDLMNKVPSRNRRSWVDDARTNSQFVIGSESGGNESDNSNEEPLSIASDTHLLQRNVPLRQSLQRDLLDNSIQRGGPVRSSLQAQKRTDLNNSRRNSVHGSLEAPDVTGSSLTLGTAGSRRTVYLIDEHQKLPDGSTPGAAQSQSVGGSGSVSAATPTPAEPQTPQKSTENNAPVGPATFLMYNRINTTIGGASNSGDQSPLLQASGSVSGTTVQDDKSARKRTEDKSNSIWYEYGCV
- the LOC117139605 gene encoding girdin isoform X2, whose amino-acid sequence is MAGTATATPMEIDEFVNSSIISWLESCLPRAELLAGYTSLLDGHIIHSVWLQIDPEPQNNPSELTDLNGKSLSIARAKNFECVVRNLKSFFEEELGQTILVLPDAFTLGHHPESKNGLEQMKTLLTLLLGAAVQCPNKELFIARIKELDLETQHAIVGLIKQVTDSHSLVLTEDSLERLTPQSMYTHILRLTKERDVMYLKWIDLACVETEMAASENLVECGQGVSVTRSPSNGTATSTPSSSSNSESNHLAVECADLRSKNRKLRQELEEKSENLLELREELDDKKARFDKLRQESQEWFTEAKRASAYRDEVDILRERAERADRLEVEVQKYREKLGDSDFYKSRVEELREDNRVLLESKEMLEEQLQRYRKRSEHAISLESEIIKYKQKLNDMALERDVDRSKLEELLEENAQLQLVARNLNSTMDLDKSFSENEDDCNSGDNSLSEQLTNNAQTRALKLELENRRLTAALEQLKESSFHESTSKMLELEKEKKKLSLKIEQMQENIHRLTQQNVELEGVFKNALEENKKLQDAVDNRQKSYDRQSMEREADRQKLSDAEQHVETLNKEKQRIQTLNESIQRRADDLERLAESKTKELEQYLEKSRQYELTKQKLYEIEAKVSTYERENASLLKEVSKLKEGSEEKSVQLDDSINRLDVQSKELQKLGKALEDSEQVYQKLVELEKQNQELASQRIIDQEMISTLRNDLVTGTLVTKKVRNNLEKLGLADEEPGELNVEHVVEKLVRNPETFKTVREIMLNVTREQLEEEDREGGVKSDMCVLCHRQEIFTVEKNIELAATPAPAPAQPSSQELRFEHKLRLSPARESAELTRIKDSNTQLQTENARLSVDVAALGSQITSLNTQHVALQLANSQLAAEKDTLLKEIDSLQQEHKHALQDQVTLQCLHDQLSAEYESLNKDKEQLKAAVRDLRQELRDTREQQSALEQRIEELTIQNNNMKTCSEDLSILRTEHSKLTDDFRNLFATSDRFKNEYKNIQEQYKMVRMEHSSLKLQNTELSGELNAKSDQVRCLQMEYSKVQQRCEMLIQNNAELDSERKALMDNVSQLLSQYQELLAISLEDKKHFHEEEKNYTERVHSLKRQKEKLEEKIMEHYKKSETTVHKKKPFASMLVRRVKKASSDLMNKVPSRNRRSWVDDARTNSQFVIGSESGGNESDNSNEEPLSIASDTHLLQRNVPLRQSLQRDLLDNSIQRGGPVRSSLQAQKRTDLNNSRRNSVHGLEAPDVTGSSLTLGTAGSRRTVYLIDEHQKLPDGSTPGAAQSQSVGGSGSVSAATPTPAEPQTPQKSTENNAPVGPATFLMYNRINTTIGGASNSGDQSPLLQASGSVSGTTVQDDKSARKRTEDKSNSIWYEYGCV
- the LOC117139605 gene encoding girdin isoform X3, whose product is MAGTATATPMEIDEFVNSSIISWLESCLPRAELLAGYTSLLDGHIIHSVWLQIDPEPQNNPSELTDLNGKSLSIARAKNFECVVRNLKSFFEEELGQTILVLPDAFTLGHHPESKNGLEQMKTLLTLLLGAAVQCPNKELFIARIKELDLETQHAIVGLIKQVTDSHSLVLTEDSLERLTPQSMYTHILRLTKERDVMYLKWIDLACVETEMAASENLVECGQGVSVTRSPSNGTATSTPSSSSNSESNHLAVECADLRSKNRKLRQELEEKSENLLELREELDDKKARFDKLRQESQEWFTEAKRASAYRDEVDILRERAERADRLEVEVQKYREKLGDSDFYKSRVEELREDNRVLLESKEMLEEQLQRYRKRSEHAISLESEIIKYKQKLNDMALERDVDRSKLEELLEENAQLQLVARNLNSTMDLDKSFSENEDDCNSGDNSLSEQLTNNAQTRALKLELENRRLTAALEQLKESSFHESTSKMLELEKEKKKLSLKIEQMQENIHRLTQQNVELEGVFKNALEENKKLQDAVDNRQKSYDRQSMEREADRQKLSDAEQHVETLNKEKQRIQTLNESIQRRADDLERLAESKTKELEQYLEKSRQYELTKQKLYEIEAKVSTYERENASLLKEVSKLKEGSEEKSVQLDDSINRLDVQSKELQKLGKALEDSEQVYQKLVELEKQNQELASQRIIDQEMISTLRNDLVTGTLVTKKVRNNLEKLGLADEEPGELNVEHVVEKLVRNPETFKTVREIMLNVTREQLEEEDREGGVKSDMCVLCHRQEIFTVEKNIELAATPAPAPAQPSSQELRFEHKLRLSPARESAELTRIKDSNTQLQTENARLSVDVAALGSQITSLNTQHVALQLANSQLAAEKDTLLKEIDSLQQEHKHALQDQVTLQCLHDQLSAEYESLNKDKEQLKAAVRDLRQELRDTREQQSALEQRIEELTIQNNNMKTCSEDLSILRTEHSKLTDDFRNLFATSDRFKNEYKNIQEQYKMVRMEHSSLKLQNTELSGELNAKSDQVRCLQMEYSKVQQRCEMLIQNNAELDSERKALMDNVSQLLSQYQELLAISLEDKKHFHEEEKNYTERVHSLKRQKEKLEEKIMEHYKKSETTVHKKKPFASMLVRRVKKASSDLMNKVPSRNRRSWVDDARTNSQFVIGSESGGNESDNSNEEPLSIASDTHLLQRNVPLRQSLQRSLEAPDVTGSSLTLGTAGSRRTVYLIDEHQKLPDGSTPGAAQSQSVGGSGSVSAATPTPAEPQTPQKSTENNAPVGPATFLMYNRINTTIGGASNSGDQSPLLQASGSVSGTTVQDDKSARKRTEDKSNSIWYEYGCV
- the LOC117139605 gene encoding girdin isoform X4 yields the protein MAGTATATPMEIDEFVNSSIISWLESCLPRAELLAGYTSLLDGHIIHSVWLQIDPEPQNNPSELTDLNGKSLSIARAKNFECVVRNLKSFFEEELGQTILVLPDAFTLGHHPESKNGLEQMKTLLTLLLGAAVQCPNKELFIARIKELDLETQHAIVGLIKQVTDSHSLVLTEDSLERLTPQSMYTHILRLTKERDVMYLKWIDLACVETEMAASENLVECGQGVSVTRSPSNGTATSTPSSSSNSESNHLAVECADLRSKNRKLRQELEEKSENLLELREELDDKKARFDKLRQESQEWFTEAKRASAYRDEVDILRERAERADRLEVEVQKYREKLGDSDFYKSRVEELREDNRVLLESKEMLEEQLQRYRKRSEHAISLESEIIKYKQKLNDMALERDVDRSKLEELLEENAQLQLVARNLNSTMDLDKSFSENEDDCNSGDNSLSEQLTNNAQTRALKLELENRRLTAALEQLKESSFHESTSKMLELEKEKKKLSLKIEQMQENIHRLTQQNVELEGVFKNALEENKKLQDAVDNRQKSYDRQSMEREADRQKLSDAEQHVETLNKEKQRIQTLNESIQRRADDLERLAESKTKELEQYLEKSRQYELTKQKLYEIEAKVSTYERENASLLKEVSKLKEGSEEKSVQLDDSINRLDVQSKELQKLGKALEDSEQVYQKLVELEKQNQELASQRIIDQEMISTLRNDLVTGTLVTKKVRNNLEKLGLADEEPGELNVEHVVEKLVRNPETFKTVREIMLNVTREQLEEEDREGGVKSDMCVLCHRQEIFTVEKNIELAATPAPAPAQPSSQELRFEHKLRLSPARESAELTRIKDSNTQLQTENARLSVDVAALGSQITSLNTQHVALQLANSQLAAEKDTLLKEIDSLQQEHKHALQDQVTLQCLHDQLSAEYESLNKDKEQLKAAVRDLRQELRDTREQQSALEQRIEELTIQNNNMKTCSEDLSILRTEHSKLTDDFRNLFATSDRFKNEYKNIQEQYKMVRMEHSSLKLQNTELSGELNAKSDQVRCLQMEYSKVQQRCEMLIQNNAELDSERKALMDNVSQLLSQYQELLAISLEDKKHFHEEEKNYTERVHSLKRQKEKLEEKIMEHYKKSETTVHKKKPFASMLVRRVKKASSDLMNKVPSRNRRSWVDDARTNSQFVIGSESGGNESDNSNEEPLSIASDTHLLQRNVPLRQSLQRDLLDNSIQRGGPVRSSLQAQKPVLKRQT
- the LOC117139605 gene encoding girdin isoform X5; the protein is MAGTATATPMEIDEFVNSSIISWLESCLPRAELLAGYTSLLDGHIIHSVWLQIDPEPQNNPSELTDLNGKSLSIARAKNFECVVRNLKSFFEEELGQTILVLPDAFTLGHHPESKNGLEQMKTLLTLLLGAAVQCPNKELFIARIKELDLETQHAIVGLIKQVTDSHSLVLTEDSLERLTPQSMYTHILRLTKERDVMYLKWIDLACVETEMAASENLVECGQGVSVTRSPSNGTATSTPSSSSNSESNHLAVECADLRSKNRKLRQELEEKSENLLELREELDDKKARFDKLRQESQEWFTEAKRASAYRDEVDILRERAERADRLEVEVQKYREKLGDSDFYKSRVEELREDNRVLLESKEMLEEQLQRYRKRSEHAISLESEIIKYKQKLNDMALERDVDRSKLEELLEENAQLQLVARNLNSTMDLDKSFSENEDDCNSGDNSLSEQLTNNAQTRALKLELENRRLTAALEQLKESSFHESTSKMLELEKEKKKLSLKIEQMQENIHRLTQQNVELEGVFKNALEENKKLQDAVDNRQKSYDRQSMEREADRQKLSDAEQHVETLNKEKQRIQTLNESIQRRADDLERLAESKTKELEQYLEKSRQYELTKQKLYEIEAKVSTYERENASLLKEVSKLKEGSEEKSVQLDDSINRLDVQSKELQKLGKALEDSEQVYQKLVELEKQNQELASQRIIDQEMISTLRNDLVTGTLVTKKVRNNLEKLGLADEEPGELNVEHVVEKLVRNPETFKTVREIMLNVTREQLEEEDREGGVKSDMCVLCHRQEIFTVEKNIELAATPAPAPAQPSSQELRFEHKLRLSPARESAELTRIKDSNTQLQTENARLSVDVAALGSQITSLNTQHVALQLANSQLAAEKDTLLKEIDSLQQEHKHALQDQVTLQCLHDQLSAEYESLNKDKEQLKAAVRDLRQELRDTREQQSALEQRIEELTIQNNNMKTCSEDLSILRTEHSKLTDDFRNLFATSDRFKNEYKNIQEQYKMVRMEHSSLKLQNTELSGELNAKSDQVRCLQMEYSKVQQRCEMLIQNNAELDSERKALMDNVSQLLSQYQELLAISLEDKKHFHEEEKNYTERVHSLKRQKEKLEEKIMEHYKKSETTVHKKKPFASMLVRRVKKASSDLMNKVPSRNRRSWVDDARTNSQFVIGSESGGNESDNSNEEPLSIASDTHLLQRNVPLRQSLQRDLLDNSIQRGGPVRSSLQAQKLLKRQT